TCTCTCTCCATCATCCTTCAATTCTGTATTTATGGTTGCTCCAACTTCCTCACTGCCTTGATAATCAGCCTTCACCCTTCGCACGGGCACCGTTACAGAGTAAATCGTTCTGAGATCTGAATCAGTAGAGACATTAAATTGAACTTTATCTTCTGAATCTATTTCTACAAAATCCGAAAGAGAACTCAACATGCTGTccacaattttttgtttagtttcatCATTAACTGCACATCGATCGGACAACAGAATCATCTTTAACCGCTGCTTGGCAATCATAGCATTAGAGTTCGATTTAGATGTTGATGATGGAAAAATTATCCTCCAAGCCAATATTAATCGTTCCAAGAAGTTCATCTTCATGGAACTGAGGATAAAGCTTTCTTGGCTTAAGGATCTTGGTGATCGTTCATAATCTGCTGAGCTCTCAACATCTTGCTGGGAGATACTATGTATGCTATCATTTTCATGTGCCATGGTGCGCCATTTTGGCTTGATTCCTTTATTTCCAGATCTTCTATGAACAAAACCAGAGAGGTCAACCTGCAGTACAATAAATTGATCTCAAACTAAGGAAAGCCGCGATTCCTTTATTTCTCCATACCAATCACTATACAGAAGATGCAGTAAAATCTGAACAAACATCTCGATTGTCTCCAGAACTAAaactgaaataaaagaaaggttTAAAAAATCTTCGTAGATAGGCCATCTAAGTTCATGTTATAGACACTTCAACGACGCAACTTGGGAGAAACCAAACCAGTGTTAGTATATGTCTTGCAACTATCAAGAAACACAGTCTAAGCCATCTCAACTATTGAAATTCAAACACGACTCGGTGCAATTACTTGACCAAGACAACTATTAATAACTGGAAAACCTGGAAAAATGTCCAAGCGGCATCAAGAGTTGAGTTCAAAATCAAGTCCAAAGGcacaaataaatcaataaagaCCTGAAGAAGCAACTAAACAACTAGTATTTGAACACTGCCGTCAGAAACGGAAAAAGAATCCACAAACTGCGATCCC
This genomic window from Cucurbita pepo subsp. pepo cultivar mu-cu-16 chromosome LG01, ASM280686v2, whole genome shotgun sequence contains:
- the LOC111809521 gene encoding cell division topological specificity factor homolog, chloroplastic-like, whose amino-acid sequence is MAMPGYPRAFATLGSCYPRHSPISLHPLKVDLSGFVHRRSGNKGIKPKWRTMAHENDSIHSISQQDVESSADYERSPRSLSQESFILSSMKMNFLERLILAWRIIFPSSTSKSNSNAMIAKQRLKMILLSDRCAVNDETKQKIVDSMLSSLSDFVEIDSEDKVQFNVSTDSDLRTIYSVTVPVRRVKADYQGSEEVGATINTELKDDGERSGSAGPIFDSLIAEGKEYLLFFGP